Part of the Flavobacterium alkalisoli genome is shown below.
CAGCCTTAAGCGCCTCACCAATTACATTAGCCTGAGCATCGGCAATGTCTTTCTGGATGTTGATATGGGCAAGATCTACCTGAAGTTCTTTGTTTAGGCGTAGTTTAAACTCTTCGTGTTCTTTACCTACACCGTCAAGTTTCTTCATTGCTTCCGCTTTCTCTTCAATACCGCTGGCTTCTGCAAGGGCTTTTTCTTTAATCACATCAGCCTCTGCAACACCAAGTTGTTTTTCGGCCTCAGCTTTCGCCTTAATACCGGCAGCTTCTGCAAGGGCTTTTTTCTCGATAATAACAGCGTCAACAATACCCTGTCTTTCGCTGGCATCTGCCTTAGCATGCATTACCTGAGCTTCAGACAATCCTACAGTAGCATCTTCTTTAGCCTTAGCCTCTGCAAGTATCTTTCTTGCCTCAGCTTCTTTCTCGCTTGCAGCCATTTTAGCAGCAGCTTCGATATTGATCTCTTCGGCTTTTTGCTTAGCAGCTTCTTTTTCTGCCTCAGCAGCCTTAAGACGTTTAATGTAAAGCTCTTCACTTTCCTTTTCAGCAAGTGTAACAGCCACTTTTTTCCTTCTGTCTGCTTCTTTGAAGGCTTCTATATCCTTCATGTTCTCCTGCTCCTGAACCACGCCTTTTTCAAGCATTACCCTGTCGCGGATAACATTTTGTATGTTTTTACGCTCTACCTCAACGGCTTTGTCTTTTTCAATCTGGGCCAGTGTAACGATACGCTCTCTTTCTGTCTGCTCCAGCGCACGGTCTTTTTCTACCCTTTCGGTTTCGACAGCTGCTGTACGCTCTTTGTTTTTGGCAGCAACAATTACAAGCCTGTCCTTATTTTCTTCAGCTACCTGAACTTTCTCGGCAGTGCTAATTCTTGCTGTTTCAGATTTCAGCCTTTCCTCTTCAAACACTTTTGCAATCTCTGCCTCTTCACGAGCCTTGATGTTTGCAATTTCACGTTTTTGCTGTTCCTCTTTTTCTGCCAGCTGACGGTCTAAAGCCAGTATTGCCTCACGTGCTTCTACGTCCTGCTTGCGTATGGTTTTCTCCTCATCCCTTCTGATAAGGTTTGACTTGATATTTTGTACCGCAGTAAGCTCTGTAATTTTCTTGATACCCTCCGAATCCAGGATGTTATCTGATTTCAGGTGGCTAAGAGGTGTCTGCTCAAGGTCGTCTATAGCACAGTCGTCCAGTATGTATCCGTTAAGATCGGTACCGATAATGGAAATGATCTCTTCACGGAATTCGCTTCGTGCCTCATACAGTTCTACAAAATCAAACTTTTTACCTACTGTCTTTAACGCTTCCGAGAATTTTGCATCAAACAGATTGCGCAGTACATCAATTTCTGATGCCCTTTCACAGCCTATGGTTTGGGCCACATTAATAATATCGGCAGTAGATTTATTTATCTTGATAAAGAAGGTAACTTTAATATCGGCACGTATATTATCTTTACAGATAAGTCCGTTCACACCTGTACGCTCCACATCCAGTTTTTTCACAGAGATATCCATGATCTCCATTTTATGAAGTACCGGTACTACAAGCCCGGCATTAAAGAACACTTTTGTTCCTCCGGCTCCGGTGCGTACAATAACCTTGCCCTGTATAATTTTCTTATACATTGATACAATCCAAACAAGGGCTCCGATGAATACTATTATTATAGCAATCATCCCAACGAGTAAAGAATCTCCTAACATTTTAATTTAAAGGTGTTTTATGATAATAATTGGTTTAAAAAATAAATTCAATAATTGTCTGTATCACAGCCGATACGGCCGCAATAAAATGATTGATGATTGATAGCAT
Proteins encoded:
- a CDS encoding flotillin family protein, with product MIAIIIVFIGALVWIVSMYKKIIQGKVIVRTGAGGTKVFFNAGLVVPVLHKMEIMDISVKKLDVERTGVNGLICKDNIRADIKVTFFIKINKSTADIINVAQTIGCERASEIDVLRNLFDAKFSEALKTVGKKFDFVELYEARSEFREEIISIIGTDLNGYILDDCAIDDLEQTPLSHLKSDNILDSEGIKKITELTAVQNIKSNLIRRDEEKTIRKQDVEAREAILALDRQLAEKEEQQKREIANIKAREEAEIAKVFEEERLKSETARISTAEKVQVAEENKDRLVIVAAKNKERTAAVETERVEKDRALEQTERERIVTLAQIEKDKAVEVERKNIQNVIRDRVMLEKGVVQEQENMKDIEAFKEADRRKKVAVTLAEKESEELYIKRLKAAEAEKEAAKQKAEEINIEAAAKMAASEKEAEARKILAEAKAKEDATVGLSEAQVMHAKADASERQGIVDAVIIEKKALAEAAGIKAKAEAEKQLGVAEADVIKEKALAEASGIEEKAEAMKKLDGVGKEHEEFKLRLNKELQVDLAHINIQKDIADAQANVIGEALKAAKIDIVGGETMFFDQIVGQITKAKGFDRLVNHSENITDIKDAVLGDGSEGKENLLERIKGFADKYGITSEDIKNLTVAGLLMELQKRSSDDGEKGLFSNLMDMAGNLGLSDKKLG